The Zingiber officinale cultivar Zhangliang chromosome 10A, Zo_v1.1, whole genome shotgun sequence genome contains a region encoding:
- the LOC122026720 gene encoding deoxymugineic acid synthase 1-like, whose product MASCNTIPAAELISCSSDAGGRAGIPLVGLGTAAFPFAPETTKPAILHAIELGYRHFDTASIYQSEQALGEAIEEALLTGRLHSRSELFITSKLWCTDAHPDRVLPAIRNTLRNLKMEYLDLYLIHWPMCLKPGAAPFPVKAKDILPLDLKSVWEAMEECQRLGLTRSIGVSNFNTTKLQELLHFAKIPPAVNQVEMNPAWQQEKLREFCKGKGIHITAYSPLGGQTNPLRPCPVMDSPVLRDIANSKGKTVAQVSLRWVHEQGVSVVVKSFNKARLKENVQIFGWELSEEDRRKISLIPQSKKVCIEGMLSISPQECELEPHELSEVDVFELE is encoded by the exons ATGGCGAGCTGTAATACCATTCCGGCGGCCGAGCTGATCAGCTGCTCCTCCGACGCCGGCGGCCGAGCTGGCATCCCCCTCGTGGGCCTGGGCACGGCGGCCTTCCCGTTCGCGCCGGAGACCACCAAGCCCGCCATCCTCCACGCCATCGAGCTCGGCTACCGCCACTTCGACACCGCCTCCATCTACCAGTCCGAGCAAGCACTCGGCGAGGCCATCGAGGAAGCCTTGCTGACCGGCCGCCTCCACTCCCGCTCCGAGCTCTTCATAACCTCCAAGCTCTGGTGCACCGACGCCCACCCCGACCGTGTCCTTCCCGCCATCAGAAACACTCTCAG GAATCTCAAGATGGAGTACCTCGATCTGTACCTCATCCACTGGCCGATGTGCTTGAAGCCGGGGGCGGCCCCTTTCCCGGTGAAGGCCAAGGACATCCTTCCGCTTGACCTGAAATCCGTCTGGGAGGCCATGGAGGAGTGCCAGAGGCTCGGCCTGACGAGGTCCATCGGCGTCAGCAACTTCAACACCACCAAATTGCAGGAGCTGCTACACTTTGCCAAAATCCCTCCCGCCGTCAACCAG GTGGAGATGAACCCGGCGTGGCAGCAGGAGAAGCTGAGAGAATTCTGCAAGGGCAAGGGCATCCACATCACTGCGTATTCTCCCCTCGGAGGCCAAACGAACCCTCTCCGCCCCTGTCCAGTGATGGACTCACCGGTGCTCAGAGACATCGCCAACTCAAAAGGGAAAACTGTAGCTCAG GTGTCCCTCAGATGGGTGCATGAGCAAGGAGTGAGCGTGGTAGTAAAGAGCTTTAACAAGGCGAGGTTGAAGGAGAACGTCCAGATTTTCGGCTGGGAACTCAGCGAAGAAGATCGTCGGAAGATTAGTCTGATCCCACAGAGCAAGAAGGTCTGCATAGAAGGAATGCTTTCAATTTCTCCACAAGAATGCGAATTGGAACCGCATGAATTGTCTGAGGTAGACGTCTTTGAGCTCGAGTAG